In Candidatus Desulfofervidus auxilii, one genomic interval encodes:
- a CDS encoding TolC family protein: MIKKFMITLVLGVLFPILVHAEMLDLKTSLDMALKNNLLIQEKLAQIKAAKEGVKMARSEFLPKLETSYSYTRLKESPYAIFREMPGQPHIIMGPENNYTWDIQFSQPIFTGFYLSSQYKLSKLGVDIAHLERIEAEQEVIKQVKVAYFQVLLAGKYKEVAEIAVKNLEAHLKDAQALYDAGIIPMNDLLKSKVALANAKQDLVRAKNNLQTAISNFNIILRLDVNHPTRIKDILNYQPLKLNLNYALKIAIKERPELKQIAKQLEQMEAQVKMAKSQYYPQLAMVGKYERIGNHPNVDGNGYQNPDQFYLTLQAKWTFFEWGKTKAQVKKLRWQKDALEKTLNRIKDQVRLQVKTAYLNLKEAEKNIETARISVRQAKENYRITNLQYKNQVTTSTEVLDAQTLLTQAQNNYYGALYRYNTAIAQLERAIGKAVNVQGETL; this comes from the coding sequence ATGATAAAAAAATTTATGATAACCCTTGTTTTGGGTGTGCTTTTCCCCATTTTAGTTCATGCTGAAATGCTGGATTTAAAAACCAGTCTTGATATGGCCCTGAAAAACAACTTGCTCATTCAAGAAAAACTGGCCCAAATTAAGGCTGCTAAAGAAGGGGTAAAGATGGCCAGAAGTGAATTTTTACCCAAATTGGAGACCAGTTATTCTTACACCAGGTTAAAAGAATCACCTTATGCCATCTTTAGAGAAATGCCTGGACAACCTCATATTATTATGGGTCCAGAGAATAATTACACCTGGGACATTCAATTTAGCCAACCTATTTTTACCGGTTTTTATCTAAGCAGTCAGTATAAATTGAGCAAATTGGGTGTAGATATAGCTCACTTAGAAAGGATAGAGGCTGAGCAAGAAGTCATAAAACAGGTAAAGGTAGCTTATTTTCAGGTGCTTTTGGCAGGGAAATACAAAGAAGTAGCAGAAATAGCAGTAAAAAATCTAGAAGCCCACCTTAAAGATGCCCAGGCCTTATATGATGCTGGTATCATTCCTATGAATGACTTACTTAAGTCAAAGGTGGCACTTGCCAATGCTAAACAGGATTTAGTCAGGGCAAAAAACAACTTACAAACCGCCATCTCTAACTTTAATATTATTTTGCGTCTGGATGTCAATCACCCCACCAGAATCAAAGATATATTGAACTATCAGCCTTTAAAGTTGAATCTCAACTATGCCCTAAAAATAGCCATTAAAGAAAGGCCTGAACTGAAGCAAATTGCCAAACAGTTGGAGCAGATGGAGGCCCAAGTCAAGATGGCTAAGTCTCAATATTACCCTCAACTAGCTATGGTAGGAAAATATGAGCGGATTGGTAATCATCCCAATGTGGATGGAAATGGTTACCAAAATCCAGATCAATTCTATCTTACCTTACAGGCAAAGTGGACATTTTTTGAATGGGGAAAGACAAAGGCCCAGGTAAAAAAATTAAGGTGGCAAAAAGATGCCTTAGAGAAGACATTGAATAGAATAAAAGACCAGGTCAGACTACAGGTAAAAACCGCCTATTTAAACCTGAAAGAGGCAGAAAAAAATATTGAGACCGCCAGAATTTCTGTAAGACAGGCCAAAGAAAATTACCGTATCACAAATTTACAATATAAAAATCAGGTTACTACCTCTACTGAAGTCTTGGATGCTCAAACACTGCTTACTCAGGCACAAAATAATTATTATGGAGCCCTCTATCGTTATAACACAGCCATTGCACAATTGGAAAGGGCCATAGGAAAGGCGGTCAATGTTCAAGGAGAAACTTTATGA
- a CDS encoding TetR/AcrR family transcriptional regulator, with protein sequence MENLNSKDLLGRREQERRWRRQYILNVAERLFAQKGYHQTTMAEIAKASEFGMATIYQFFKSKDKIYLTLLHEKIDLLLKLIKQAIEEAQTPLEKIKAIIQVKLKFFQKNRDFFRIYALHRQNIVVLLREELGKKIDEKYQEGLSTLAQIIEEGISQGEFKRFPPKEMAVLISGMIQAFIHEWIKSEEEVQLTSKLPIILDFLFYGLKGKI encoded by the coding sequence ATGGAAAATTTAAATTCTAAAGATTTGTTAGGACGAAGGGAGCAAGAAAGACGCTGGCGGCGGCAGTATATCTTGAATGTGGCTGAGCGTTTATTTGCGCAAAAAGGCTACCATCAAACTACCATGGCTGAAATTGCCAAGGCATCAGAATTTGGTATGGCCACCATTTATCAATTTTTTAAGAGTAAAGATAAAATTTACCTTACCTTATTACATGAAAAGATAGATTTGTTATTGAAGCTTATTAAACAAGCCATAGAGGAGGCGCAAACCCCACTAGAGAAAATTAAGGCTATTATCCAGGTAAAACTAAAATTTTTCCAAAAAAATCGTGATTTCTTCAGGATTTATGCCTTACATAGACAAAATATAGTTGTTTTACTTAGAGAAGAATTAGGTAAAAAAATAGATGAAAAATATCAGGAAGGACTATCTACATTAGCTCAGATTATAGAGGAAGGTATTTCCCAAGGGGAGTTTAAAAGATTTCCTCCTAAAGAAATGGCTGTTTTAATTAGTGGAATGATCCAAGCCTTTATTCACGAGTGGATAAAGTCAGAAGAGGAGGTTCAATTGACCTCAAAACTACCCATAATTTTGGATTTTCTCTTTTATGGCCTAAAGGGAAAAATATAA